A single window of Sulfitobacter sp. JL08 DNA harbors:
- a CDS encoding single-stranded DNA-binding protein encodes MAGSVNKVILIGNLGRDPEVRTFQNGGKVCNLRIATSETWKDKNTGERKERTEWHSVAIFNEGLVRIAEQYLKKGSKVYIEGQLQTRKWQDQSGQDKYSTEVVLQGFGGTLTMLDGRDGGGGGGSSYGGGQGGGYDSGSQDSGYGGGSQGGSQGGGSSSRDLDDEIPF; translated from the coding sequence ATGGCCGGATCGGTTAACAAAGTCATTCTTATCGGCAATCTGGGGCGTGATCCCGAAGTGCGCACATTCCAGAACGGCGGCAAGGTGTGCAACCTGCGCATCGCTACATCCGAGACCTGGAAAGACAAGAATACCGGAGAGCGCAAAGAACGGACCGAATGGCATTCGGTGGCGATTTTTAACGAAGGTCTGGTGCGTATTGCCGAACAATACCTGAAAAAAGGGTCCAAGGTTTATATCGAAGGCCAGTTGCAGACCCGCAAGTGGCAGGACCAGTCCGGTCAGGACAAATATTCAACCGAAGTTGTGTTGCAAGGCTTTGGCGGTACGTTGACGATGCTGGATGGCCGCGACGGCGGCGGTGGTGGCGGATCGTCTTATGGCGGTGGCCAGGGCGGCGGATACGACAGTGGTTCGCAAGACAGCGGCTATGGCGGCGGGTCACAGGGTGGATCACAAGGCGGTGGATCATCCTCGCGCGATCTGGACGACGAAATCCCGTTTTAA
- a CDS encoding shikimate kinase produces MSGIKQNMSDKSQPDTNYHLHKTVVLVGMMGAGKTAVGRALAARLDVPFLDSDHEIELAAARTIPEIFERDGEGFFRAKESQVIARLLTETPGILSTGGGAFLAPQNRQQISQQGVSVWLNANLDLLWSRVRHKDTRPLLRTPDPLGKLTELYEARVPIYRQADLMVQADKKFSIDDMVDRVIDALLHRSDVLERSK; encoded by the coding sequence ATGAGCGGAATTAAGCAAAATATGTCGGATAAAAGCCAACCGGACACCAATTATCACCTGCACAAGACCGTTGTTCTGGTTGGCATGATGGGGGCCGGAAAAACGGCCGTGGGGCGCGCATTGGCCGCACGGCTTGATGTGCCGTTTCTGGACAGCGATCACGAAATAGAACTTGCCGCCGCGCGCACGATACCGGAAATTTTCGAACGCGACGGCGAAGGTTTTTTTCGCGCCAAGGAAAGCCAGGTTATCGCGCGCCTGCTGACGGAAACACCGGGAATCCTGTCGACCGGGGGCGGCGCGTTTCTGGCACCACAGAACCGCCAGCAGATTTCACAACAGGGCGTTTCCGTGTGGTTGAACGCGAACCTTGATCTGCTTTGGTCGCGGGTGCGCCACAAGGACACGCGCCCGTTGCTGCGCACGCCTGATCCGCTGGGAAAACTGACCGAATTGTATGAAGCGCGTGTGCCGATTTACCGGCAGGCCGACCTGATGGTGCAGGCCGACAAGAAGTTTTCCATCGATGATATGGTGGATCGCGTGATCGACGCGTTGTTGCACCGATCCGACGTACTGGAGCGTTCGAAATGA
- the aroB gene encoding 3-dehydroquinate synthase produces the protein MTVTVSVPLPGRAYDVVIGPGLVDRAGTYVAPLLRRPRVAVLTDENVAALHLERLRAGLSAEGIDMVALTLPAGESTKSWAHLTQSVDWLLDQKVERSDVVVAFGGGVIGDLAGFAAAILRRGVRFVQMPTSLLAQVDSSVGGKTGINATQGKNLIGVFHQPSMVLADIDILGTLHARDFLAGYGEVVKYGLLGDAAFFEWLERNGAALSAGDQATRIEAVRHSVQMKADIVVRDETEQGDRALLNLGHTFCHALEAATGYGNRLLHGEGVAIGCALAFELSARLGLCSQEDPSRVRAHLRSMGMKTDLADIAGDLPDAATLLELMGQDKKVVDGQLRFVLARGIGQAFVTGDVPASTVLDVLTDALALRAQMS, from the coding sequence ATGACAGTTACCGTATCTGTTCCCTTGCCCGGGCGGGCCTATGACGTGGTGATCGGCCCCGGACTTGTGGATCGTGCAGGCACATATGTGGCCCCGTTATTGCGCCGCCCGCGCGTCGCGGTTCTGACCGATGAAAACGTGGCGGCCCTGCATCTGGAACGGTTGCGCGCCGGTCTTTCTGCCGAAGGGATCGACATGGTCGCGCTGACACTGCCCGCCGGCGAAAGCACCAAAAGCTGGGCGCATCTAACCCAAAGCGTTGACTGGCTGCTGGATCAAAAGGTGGAAAGATCCGATGTTGTGGTGGCGTTTGGCGGCGGGGTGATAGGTGATCTGGCCGGGTTTGCCGCCGCGATCTTGCGCCGCGGCGTGCGGTTTGTGCAGATGCCGACATCGCTTCTGGCCCAGGTTGACAGTTCGGTCGGTGGCAAAACCGGTATCAACGCGACCCAGGGCAAGAACCTGATCGGCGTATTTCATCAGCCCAGCATGGTTCTGGCTGACATTGATATTCTGGGTACGCTGCACGCCCGCGATTTTCTGGCGGGTTATGGCGAGGTGGTCAAATACGGATTACTGGGCGATGCGGCATTTTTTGAATGGCTGGAACGGAACGGTGCGGCCTTAAGCGCCGGTGATCAGGCCACCCGCATCGAGGCCGTGCGCCATTCCGTACAGATGAAGGCGGATATTGTCGTTCGCGATGAAACCGAACAGGGCGATCGCGCCTTGCTGAACCTTGGGCACACATTCTGTCACGCGCTTGAGGCCGCAACCGGATACGGCAACCGCCTGCTGCATGGTGAAGGCGTTGCTATCGGCTGCGCGCTGGCCTTTGAATTGTCTGCCCGTCTGGGGCTGTGTTCGCAAGAAGACCCAAGCCGCGTGCGCGCCCATTTGCGCAGCATGGGCATGAAAACCGATCTGGCCGACATCGCGGGCGACCTGCCGGATGCCGCCACCTTGCTGGAATTGATGGGGCAGGACAAGAAAGTGGTGGATGGCCAGTTACGGTTTGTTCTGGCGCGCGGCATCGGTCAGGCTTTTGTCACCGGCGATGTGCCGGCATCAACAGTTCTGGATGTATTGACCGACGCGCTGGCCCTGCGCGCCCAGATGTCTTGA